A genomic stretch from Theobroma cacao cultivar B97-61/B2 chromosome 4, Criollo_cocoa_genome_V2, whole genome shotgun sequence includes:
- the LOC18603642 gene encoding uncharacterized protein LOC18603642 isoform X2 gives MTLSNGASLMEIDNDQKQEEEDEEDPFLAFIDYARSVLSPDEDDDPSGNEAGNSGPGWSWTVSRILKTCISYSSGVTAAILLSDVSQAWSEQRRAGAPKRRPEIINQLKRKHRRTKLPNMVTIDSIYEKNFLSLGSVLEAVIVDAFVLPGTNIYMLTLGDYWSSKTIDLYLHRRYYDLVDSPNGILKKEREVFVTGCYLRTAREGSGSPRLLPTEYLVILLDEDLDDDAILIGAQFCSDSFSSISLDAVKNDVSYSLYARIESIGSLEILGKCGSLQRKQITLVDNDGVKLKFLLWNEQVILANLFSVGSMLALDRPYIASSADSAVETSDELCLEYGTATQLFLVPFVHHEEQVCLSSTQNCNQGSRLHAAVDPTPGPRVSQVIVPCDSQGSIDFSNYPFQSFVADLRDKMTGISLYGVVTDIFRERKTAEVIFSLKIEDVTGAIWAKLHFSQSWSLGRVSPGHMVYISGLTCSKTKQNCFEVSWFEKDVGASFINLSCLPALLNSSCLHKLSRLSDLSSKRSSMHICRVWVDQVDHYHVTTRFSHASCGHFVKGMPSGVVKCSFCHCNCDAELVRVFYLKITLADETAKIFAWCTGQTAMELLQISPDEFCELPEDEQVMYPSSLENERFKVALVNCKRQGYGASDSLTPEADAVSWEITRALKYE, from the exons ATGACTCTCTCAAACGGAGCTTCGCTAATGGAAATCGATAACGAtcaaaaacaagaagaagaagatgaagaggATCCGTTTCTCGCGTTTATCGATTACGCGAGGTCGGTGCTATCCCCCGATGAAGACGACGATCCGAGTGGAAATGAAGCGGGTAATAGTGGGCCCGGATGGAGCTGGACCGTGTCTCGGATCCTCAAAACTTGTATTTCTTACTCAAGTGGAGTCACTGCGGCTATTCTGCTCTCCGATGTCTCTCAG GCGTGGAGTGAGCAACGCAGGGCAGGCGCTCCGAAGAGAAGGCCGGAGATTATAAATCAGCTGAAAAGGAAACATAGGAGAACGAAGCTTCCGAACATGGTTACAATTGACTCTATATATGAGAAGAATTTCTTGTCCTTAGGTAGCGTTTTGGAAGCTGTGATTGTGGACGCTTTTGTTCTCCCAG GCACTAACATTTACATGCTTACTTTGGGGGATTATTGGAGTTCCAAAACCATTGATCTTTATCTTCATCGTAG ATACTATGACTTGGTGGATAGTCCCAATGGGATTTTGAAGAAAGAGAGGGAGGTTTTTGTCACAGGTTGCTATCTTCGAACTGCCAGAGAAGGATCTGGTAGCCCACGGTTATTGCCAACGGAATATCTTGTTATATTATTGGATGAG GATCTGGATGATGATGCGATCCTGATAGGAGCGCAGTTTTGCTCAGATTCTTTCTCCTCCATTTCTCTTGATGCAGTCAAGAATGATGTTTCTTATTCATTATATGCTAG GATTGAATCTATTGGATCACTGGAAATTCTGGGAAAATGTGGTAGTTTACAGAGGAAGCAAATTACTCTTGTTGATAATGATGGagtaaaactaaaatttcttttgtggAATGAGCAGGTAATCCTAGCCAATCTTTTCAG TGTTGGAAGCATGCTTGCACTGGATAGACCATATATTGCTAGTTCAGCAGATAGTGCTGTTGAAACAAGTGATGAGCTTTGTCTAGAATATGGGACTGCAACACAATTATTCTTAGTACCTTTTGTTCACCATGAGGAACAA GTTTGTCTATCATCAACGCAAAATTGTAATCAAGGATCAAGGCTGCATGCTGCAGTTGATCCCACTCCAGGTCCCAGAGTTTCTCAAGTGATCGTGCCCTGTGATTCTCAAGGGTCTATTGACTTCAGTAATTATCCTTTTCAG TCATTTGTAGCGGACCTCCGGGATAAGATGACTGGCATCAGTCTCTACGGTGTGGTTACAGACATATTTCGGGAAAGAAAAACTGCAGAAGTTAttttctcattaaaaattgagGATGTGACTGGAGCAATTTGGGCAAAGCTACATTTCTCTCAATCTTG GTCATTGGGAAGAGTAAGCCCTGGACACATGGTGTATATTTCTGGCTTGACGTGCTCtaagacaaaacaaaattg CTTTGAAGTATCATGGTTTGAGAAGGATGTTGGAGCTTCTTTCATCAACCTTAGTTGCTTGCCAGCATTACTAAACTCGTCATGTCTTCACAAGCTATCACGCCTTTCTGATCTCTCAAGCAAGAGGAGCTCTATGCAT ATATGTCGAGTTTGGGTTGATCAAGTTGATCATTATCATGTTACTACAAGAttttcacatgcttcatgtgGGCATTTTGTTAAAGGAATGCCTAGCGGCGTAGTCAAATGCAGTTTCTGTCACTGTAATTGTGATGCTGAACTTGTGCGTGTTTTCTACCTGAAAATCACCCTTGCAGATGAGACCGCAAAAATTTTTGCATGGTGTACTGGTCAAACTGCAATGGAGTTGCTTCAAATATCACCTGATGAATTCTGTGAGTTGCCTGAG GATGAGCAAGTCATGTATCCTTCTTCACTAGAGAACGAGAGGTTCAAGGTTGCATTAGTGAATTGCAAGAGGCAAGGATATGGAGCTTCTGACAGTCTAACCCCAGAGGCTGATGCAGTTTCATGGGAGATCACTCGTGCACTCAAGTATGAATAG
- the LOC18603642 gene encoding uncharacterized protein LOC18603642 isoform X1: MTLSNGASLMEIDNDQKQEEEDEEDPFLAFIDYARSVLSPDEDDDPSGNEAGNSGPGWSWTVSRILKTCISYSSGVTAAILLSDVSQAWSEQRRAGAPKRRPEIINQLKRKHRRTKLPNMVTIDSIYEKNFLSLGSVLEAVIVDAFVLPGTNIYMLTLGDYWSSKTIDLYLHRRYYDLVDSPNGILKKEREVFVTGCYLRTAREGSGSPRLLPTEYLVILLDEDLDDDAILIGAQFCSDSFSSISLDAVKNDVSYSLYARIESIGSLEILGKCGSLQRKQITLVDNDGVKLKFLLWNEQVILANLFSVGSMLALDRPYIASSADSAVETSDELCLEYGTATQLFLVPFVHHEEQVCLSSTQNCNQGSRLHAAVDPTPGPRVSQVIVPCDSQGSIDFSNYPFQSFVADLRDKMTGISLYGVVTDIFRERKTAEVIFSLKIEDVTGAIWAKLHFSQSWSLGRVSPGHMVYISGLTCSKTKQNCFEVSWFEKDVGASFINLSCLPALLNSSCLHKLSRLSDLSSKRSSMHVWIADDICRVWVDQVDHYHVTTRFSHASCGHFVKGMPSGVVKCSFCHCNCDAELVRVFYLKITLADETAKIFAWCTGQTAMELLQISPDEFCELPEDEQVMYPSSLENERFKVALVNCKRQGYGASDSLTPEADAVSWEITRALKYE; encoded by the exons ATGACTCTCTCAAACGGAGCTTCGCTAATGGAAATCGATAACGAtcaaaaacaagaagaagaagatgaagaggATCCGTTTCTCGCGTTTATCGATTACGCGAGGTCGGTGCTATCCCCCGATGAAGACGACGATCCGAGTGGAAATGAAGCGGGTAATAGTGGGCCCGGATGGAGCTGGACCGTGTCTCGGATCCTCAAAACTTGTATTTCTTACTCAAGTGGAGTCACTGCGGCTATTCTGCTCTCCGATGTCTCTCAG GCGTGGAGTGAGCAACGCAGGGCAGGCGCTCCGAAGAGAAGGCCGGAGATTATAAATCAGCTGAAAAGGAAACATAGGAGAACGAAGCTTCCGAACATGGTTACAATTGACTCTATATATGAGAAGAATTTCTTGTCCTTAGGTAGCGTTTTGGAAGCTGTGATTGTGGACGCTTTTGTTCTCCCAG GCACTAACATTTACATGCTTACTTTGGGGGATTATTGGAGTTCCAAAACCATTGATCTTTATCTTCATCGTAG ATACTATGACTTGGTGGATAGTCCCAATGGGATTTTGAAGAAAGAGAGGGAGGTTTTTGTCACAGGTTGCTATCTTCGAACTGCCAGAGAAGGATCTGGTAGCCCACGGTTATTGCCAACGGAATATCTTGTTATATTATTGGATGAG GATCTGGATGATGATGCGATCCTGATAGGAGCGCAGTTTTGCTCAGATTCTTTCTCCTCCATTTCTCTTGATGCAGTCAAGAATGATGTTTCTTATTCATTATATGCTAG GATTGAATCTATTGGATCACTGGAAATTCTGGGAAAATGTGGTAGTTTACAGAGGAAGCAAATTACTCTTGTTGATAATGATGGagtaaaactaaaatttcttttgtggAATGAGCAGGTAATCCTAGCCAATCTTTTCAG TGTTGGAAGCATGCTTGCACTGGATAGACCATATATTGCTAGTTCAGCAGATAGTGCTGTTGAAACAAGTGATGAGCTTTGTCTAGAATATGGGACTGCAACACAATTATTCTTAGTACCTTTTGTTCACCATGAGGAACAA GTTTGTCTATCATCAACGCAAAATTGTAATCAAGGATCAAGGCTGCATGCTGCAGTTGATCCCACTCCAGGTCCCAGAGTTTCTCAAGTGATCGTGCCCTGTGATTCTCAAGGGTCTATTGACTTCAGTAATTATCCTTTTCAG TCATTTGTAGCGGACCTCCGGGATAAGATGACTGGCATCAGTCTCTACGGTGTGGTTACAGACATATTTCGGGAAAGAAAAACTGCAGAAGTTAttttctcattaaaaattgagGATGTGACTGGAGCAATTTGGGCAAAGCTACATTTCTCTCAATCTTG GTCATTGGGAAGAGTAAGCCCTGGACACATGGTGTATATTTCTGGCTTGACGTGCTCtaagacaaaacaaaattg CTTTGAAGTATCATGGTTTGAGAAGGATGTTGGAGCTTCTTTCATCAACCTTAGTTGCTTGCCAGCATTACTAAACTCGTCATGTCTTCACAAGCTATCACGCCTTTCTGATCTCTCAAGCAAGAGGAGCTCTATGCATGTATGGATTGCTGATGAT ATATGTCGAGTTTGGGTTGATCAAGTTGATCATTATCATGTTACTACAAGAttttcacatgcttcatgtgGGCATTTTGTTAAAGGAATGCCTAGCGGCGTAGTCAAATGCAGTTTCTGTCACTGTAATTGTGATGCTGAACTTGTGCGTGTTTTCTACCTGAAAATCACCCTTGCAGATGAGACCGCAAAAATTTTTGCATGGTGTACTGGTCAAACTGCAATGGAGTTGCTTCAAATATCACCTGATGAATTCTGTGAGTTGCCTGAG GATGAGCAAGTCATGTATCCTTCTTCACTAGAGAACGAGAGGTTCAAGGTTGCATTAGTGAATTGCAAGAGGCAAGGATATGGAGCTTCTGACAGTCTAACCCCAGAGGCTGATGCAGTTTCATGGGAGATCACTCGTGCACTCAAGTATGAATAG
- the LOC18603642 gene encoding uncharacterized protein LOC18603642 isoform X3: MTLSNGASLMEIDNDQKQEEEDEEDPFLAFIDYARSVLSPDEDDDPSGNEAGNSGPGWSWTVSRILKTCISYSSGVTAAILLSDVSQAWSEQRRAGAPKRRPEIINQLKRKHRRTKLPNMVTIDSIYEKNFLSLGSVLEAVIVDAFVLPGTNIYMLTLGDYWSSKTIDLYLHRRYYDLVDSPNGILKKEREVFVTGCYLRTAREGSGSPRLLPTEYLVILLDEDLDDDAILIGAQFCSDSFSSISLDAVKNDVSYSLYARIESIGSLEILGKCGSLQRKQITLVDNDGVKLKFLLWNEQVILANLFSVGSMLALDRPYIASSADSAVETSDELCLEYGTATQLFLVPFVHHEEQVCLSSTQNCNQGSRLHAAVDPTPGPRVSQVIVPCDSQGSIDFSNYPFQSFVADLRDKMTGISLYGVVTDIFRERKTAEVIFSLKIEDVTGAIWAKLHFSQSWSLGRVSPGHMVYISGLTCSKTKQNCFEVSWFEKDVGASFINLSCLPALLNSSCLHKLSRLSDLSSKRSSMHVWIADDVGFLFIYVEFGLIKLIIIMLLQDFHMLHVGILLKECLAA, translated from the exons ATGACTCTCTCAAACGGAGCTTCGCTAATGGAAATCGATAACGAtcaaaaacaagaagaagaagatgaagaggATCCGTTTCTCGCGTTTATCGATTACGCGAGGTCGGTGCTATCCCCCGATGAAGACGACGATCCGAGTGGAAATGAAGCGGGTAATAGTGGGCCCGGATGGAGCTGGACCGTGTCTCGGATCCTCAAAACTTGTATTTCTTACTCAAGTGGAGTCACTGCGGCTATTCTGCTCTCCGATGTCTCTCAG GCGTGGAGTGAGCAACGCAGGGCAGGCGCTCCGAAGAGAAGGCCGGAGATTATAAATCAGCTGAAAAGGAAACATAGGAGAACGAAGCTTCCGAACATGGTTACAATTGACTCTATATATGAGAAGAATTTCTTGTCCTTAGGTAGCGTTTTGGAAGCTGTGATTGTGGACGCTTTTGTTCTCCCAG GCACTAACATTTACATGCTTACTTTGGGGGATTATTGGAGTTCCAAAACCATTGATCTTTATCTTCATCGTAG ATACTATGACTTGGTGGATAGTCCCAATGGGATTTTGAAGAAAGAGAGGGAGGTTTTTGTCACAGGTTGCTATCTTCGAACTGCCAGAGAAGGATCTGGTAGCCCACGGTTATTGCCAACGGAATATCTTGTTATATTATTGGATGAG GATCTGGATGATGATGCGATCCTGATAGGAGCGCAGTTTTGCTCAGATTCTTTCTCCTCCATTTCTCTTGATGCAGTCAAGAATGATGTTTCTTATTCATTATATGCTAG GATTGAATCTATTGGATCACTGGAAATTCTGGGAAAATGTGGTAGTTTACAGAGGAAGCAAATTACTCTTGTTGATAATGATGGagtaaaactaaaatttcttttgtggAATGAGCAGGTAATCCTAGCCAATCTTTTCAG TGTTGGAAGCATGCTTGCACTGGATAGACCATATATTGCTAGTTCAGCAGATAGTGCTGTTGAAACAAGTGATGAGCTTTGTCTAGAATATGGGACTGCAACACAATTATTCTTAGTACCTTTTGTTCACCATGAGGAACAA GTTTGTCTATCATCAACGCAAAATTGTAATCAAGGATCAAGGCTGCATGCTGCAGTTGATCCCACTCCAGGTCCCAGAGTTTCTCAAGTGATCGTGCCCTGTGATTCTCAAGGGTCTATTGACTTCAGTAATTATCCTTTTCAG TCATTTGTAGCGGACCTCCGGGATAAGATGACTGGCATCAGTCTCTACGGTGTGGTTACAGACATATTTCGGGAAAGAAAAACTGCAGAAGTTAttttctcattaaaaattgagGATGTGACTGGAGCAATTTGGGCAAAGCTACATTTCTCTCAATCTTG GTCATTGGGAAGAGTAAGCCCTGGACACATGGTGTATATTTCTGGCTTGACGTGCTCtaagacaaaacaaaattg CTTTGAAGTATCATGGTTTGAGAAGGATGTTGGAGCTTCTTTCATCAACCTTAGTTGCTTGCCAGCATTACTAAACTCGTCATGTCTTCACAAGCTATCACGCCTTTCTGATCTCTCAAGCAAGAGGAGCTCTATGCATGTATGGATTGCTGATGATGTTGGTTTCTTGTTCAT ATATGTCGAGTTTGGGTTGATCAAGTTGATCATTATCATGTTACTACAAGAttttcacatgcttcatgtgGGCATTTTGTTAAAGGAATGCCTAGCGGCGTAG
- the LOC18603643 gene encoding LOW QUALITY PROTEIN: peptidyl-prolyl cis-trans isomerase CYP21-4 (The sequence of the model RefSeq protein was modified relative to this genomic sequence to represent the inferred CDS: substituted 2 bases at 2 genomic stop codons), with protein MEMEENSNLIKLLVTESIIVRIPKEMLPQALLIQTKKKKGPTRTSVTTILFCNIFVLVILLSLIATHSHWLQRSRGQTGSGLSTFEQVNDVVDSKKYDLPGYAVLNTSKGYLTIELFKDGXTETVDKILDLCQKGHFKGMPFHDVIKDXVILGGHSQGLGGTEDWTSKGKLHSQLTTSPKHEAFMVGTTKVKEDSKAFQLFITTAPIPDLNDQLFVLGRVIKGEDVVREIEEIDTNEHYQPKSPIGIIDVTLQQEI; from the exons ATGGAAATGGAAGAGAATAGTAACCTTATTAAGCTGCTGGTAACTGAAAGCATCATCGTAAGGATTCCCAAGGAAATGCTC CCTCAGGCTCTGTTAATTCaaaccaaaaagaagaaagggccAACTCGTACAAGTGTCACCACGATTCTCTTCTGCAATATATTTGTTCTGGTGATTTTATTGTCGTTAATTGCCACTCACAGTCATTGGTTACAAAG GTCAAGGGGGCAAACAGGGAGTGGATTGTCAACTTTTGAG CAGGTTAATGATGTGGTAGATTCGAAGAAATATGATCTTCCTGGATATGCT GTTCTTAATACTTCAAAAGGCTATCTTACCATAGAACTCTTCAAAGATGGTTGAACTGAGACCGTGGACAAAATTCTTGACTTA TGTCAAAAAGGACACTTCAAAGGGATGCCTTTTCACGATGTGATAAAAGACTAGGTGATTCTTGGAGGACATTCACAAGGCCTTGGAGGCACTGAAGACTGGACATCAAAAGGGAAGCTTCACAGTCAGCTGACCACAA GTCCAAAACATGAGGCTTTTATGGTTGGAACTACAAAAGTTAAAGAAGATAGCAAAGCATTTCAGCTATTTATCACAACTGCACCAATTCCAGATTTAAATGATCAACTGTTTGTCTTAGGACGTGTCATCAAGGGTGAAGACGTGGTGCGAG aaattgaagagattGATACCAATGAACATTATCAGCCCAAATCTCCAATAGGGATCATCGATGTGACGCTGCAACAGGAAATTTGa
- the LOC18603644 gene encoding uncharacterized protein LOC18603644 encodes MHGFKKIHKRRKADLYEALSTIDLIKPQRSTLKDDYPPYDDSALSLDQVKQDLQTLQWQECPVQSIHSIHPTVQDNPATSSCSDGVSRGSAISSFTIRRKRQRSGRRKRMCAVYRGGVEQGNVTVGVTNGGVESGVSRDHDAVLIQPESSSLFVETYSWDF; translated from the exons ATGCACGGATTCAAGAAGATTCACAAGCGCCGCAAG GCTGACCTGTACGAAGCGTTGAGCACCATTGATCTGATAAAGCCGCAGCGCTCAACGCTCAAGGACGATTATCCACCGTACGATGATTCTGCACTATCGCTGGATCAAGTCAAGCAAGACCTGCAAACTCTGCAGTGGCAGGAGTGTCCTGTACAATCAATCCACTCCATTCATCCAACGGTGCAAGATAATCCAGCTACATCCAGTTGCAGTGATGGCGTCTCTAGAGGCAGCGCCATATCATCCTTCACCATCCGCCGTAAACGGCAGAGATCGGGGAGGAGGAAGAGAATGTGCGCCGTGTACCGTGGCGGCGTTGAACAGGGTAACGTTACCGTTGGCGTTACGAACGGCGGCGTTGAGTCTGGCGTGTCACGTGATCATGATGCTGTTCTGATCCAGCCTGAGTCGTCTTCGTTATTTGTTGAAACGTACAGCTGGGACTTTTGA
- the LOC18603645 gene encoding probable N-acetyltransferase HLS1: protein MVDNIEDKVLVREFDDGRDIEVVGKLEKNCDIGSNNKGASIFTNMTGDPLCRIGFYPLHLMLVAELCENGELVGVIRGCIKHVGTKFGGTHVKLGCILGLRVSPRHRRMGIGLKLVRAMEEWLINNGAHYTFLATEKNNVASTNLFTAKCNYRNLSSLVIFVQPIISFAMEGLSQDIKVEKLSTDQAISLYGNKLRGKDIYLTDIDAILKEKLSLGTWVSYFKQDEWIGLHSKEKDGDIISTSPCSWAMFSIWNSCETYKIHIKKSHPLKFFHATLSHARDKIFPCLKTPLCDSLEKPFGFLFLYGLHGEGERLGELMKSAWSFASRLAENVKDCKVIITELGVSDPLIEHVPRESSMSRVDDLWYLKKVNGSIHEKNDLGMMGELGNVVVDPRDF from the exons ATGGTTGACAACATAGAAGATAAGGTTCTGGTTAGGGAATTTGATGATGGCAGAGATATTGAAGTGGTGGGGAAGCTTGAGAAGAACTGTGACATAGGGTCTAATAATAAGGGGGCCTCCATTTTCACAAACATGACGGGTGACCCTTTGTGTAGGATTGGGTTCTATCCACTTCATCTCATGCTG GTAGCCGAGCTGTGTGAAAATGGGGAGCTTGTCGGAGTGATTAGAGGCTGCATCAAGCATGTGGGGACTAAATTTGGAGGAACACATGTGAAGTTGGGTTGCATCCTAGGTCTTCGAGTGTCTCCCAGACATCG GCGAATGGGGATCGGATTAAAACTTGTGAGAGCAATGGAAGAATGGTTGATAAACAATGGAGCACACTATACCTTCCTGGCAACAGAAAAGAATAATGTTGCCTCTACAAATCTCTTCACTGCCAAATGCAATTACAGAAACTTAAGCTCATTAGTCATATTTGTTCAACCAATCATCAGTTTTGCAATGGAGGGTCTCTCTCAAGATATCAAGGTAGAGAAGTTGAGTACAGACCAAGCAATTTCTTTGTATGGTAACAAGCTCCGAGGCAAAGACATATATCTGACTGACATTGATGCAATCCTGAAGGAAAAGCTGAGCCTTGGCACATGGGTATCTTATTTCAAACAAGATGAATGGATAGGTTTGCATAGCAAAGAGAAGGATGGAGATATTATCAGTACAAGTCCATGCTCTTGGGCCATGTTTAGCATATGGAATTCTTGTGAAACTTACAAGATTCATATCAAGAAGTCCCATCCATTGAAGTTTTTCCATGCAACTTTAAGCCATGCAAGAGACAAGATCTTCCCGTGCCTCAAAACCCCATTATGTGATTCACTTGAAAAACCATTTggtttccttttcctttatgGACTTCATGGAGAGGGAGAGAGGCTTGGGGAGCTCATGAAATCTGCATGGAGCTTCGCATCAAGATTGGCTGAAAACGTGAAGGACTGCAAGGTGATCATAACTGAGCTAGGAGTCTCTGATCCTCTCATTGAACATGTCCCCCGTGAATCATCTATGTCACGCGTCGATGATCTCTGGTACTTGAAGAAAGTGAATGGCTCCATCCATGAAAAGAATGACCTAGGGATGATGGGAGAATTGGGAAATGTGGTTGTTGATCCAAGAGACTTTTAA